Within Malus domestica chromosome 04, GDT2T_hap1, the genomic segment ttgctacaattttctcaaaTAAATCACTAAAGCAgataaaaatatatacaaatataaaaCTACGATGTATTTGTAAGAAGATAGACAATGACCAGTAACAAGTTAACAGGGatctaaatatttttctatTATTCTTAAACCATAGCCATGTAACTTTAGGCTCTTCGTTTCGCTATAAATAGTGGTCCAATAAAGCCATATTGTCATGCACCCAAATTAGAGAGCAAAAGCCAATAATATTCTCAGTTAATTCCGCTCCCCTCCtatctcccctctctctctctctctttctctctctctctctctctctctctctctctctaacaatCTACCAAAAATGCAGAACAAGGCAATTGTTGAAGCTCTCTACAAGGCATTGGCACAGGGCAAAACAGACACAGTGGGAAAGCTTCTAGCCAGTGACCTAGAATGGTGGTTCCATGGCCCCCCAAAGAGCCAGCACATGATGCGCGTGCTCACAGGGAAGTCCAGCCACACTGACTTCAGGTTCGAGCCCAGAAGCATCACAGAGATTGGAGATGGTGTGATCATTGCCGAGGGATGGGAAGGGGCCAAGGCCTACTGGGTCCATGCGTGGACCCTCAAAGATGGGTTGATTACGCAGTTCAGGGAGTATTTTAACACGTGGCTGACTGTGAGGGATCTGAAGCTGGAGGGGTGGGAGAGCTTCACTGTGTGGGAGAGCATGCCGAATGACCTGTTCCACCGCTCCTTGCCAGCCCTATTGCTTgctatttagaattttaattagaggacttgatgttgtgaattagcaagaaaaaaatatgggatatggagaaaaattaaataaagggTGCTTGTGGTTTGGAGGTTTGAGTTCGAACAGTGCATGATTTGGatgtgttaaaaaaatttcaactgtACTTTATCGGATGAAATGGAACAACTCATAAAAATGTTTTCGAAGATTTAACTTTCGTTCTTGATTAATGAAAACATcattggtaaaaaaaatttctagTTTGTCAttaataaattcaaaattttacttCTGAAAATGAAATGAATGCCTCTGATGAAATAATAATGATCCAGATGATGGTGATTTCACATAAAAAGATACGCCTATTTGCTAAGATGCGTGACTCTAAAAAAATAGGTATTGTTTTATAGTGAAGAGATGCGTCACTCCAATATTGAACTGGATATGATGAATGTATAAAGAGGTACAATCCTTGAATAGATGGTTACACTCTATAAGGATTACATCCATTCAACAAGAGTTACGTATATTGAATGGTAACATTTGGTTGTCTATAAATAG encodes:
- the LOC103433726 gene encoding wound-induced protein 1-like; protein product: FRSPPISPLSLSLSLSLSLSLSLSNNLPKMQNKAIVEALYKALAQGKTDTVGKLLASDLEWWFHGPPKSQHMMRVLTGKSSHTDFRFEPRSITEIGDGVIIAEGWEGAKAYWVHAWTLKDGLITQFREYFNTWLTVRDLKLEGWESFTVWESMPNDLFHRSLPALLLAI